One window of the Thiobacter sp. AK1 genome contains the following:
- a CDS encoding cytochrome C assembly family protein — MPLPVLSILTALLYGGLAWYCRHRAAQPENSARPGLSLLLVLPLALHGGLLYVSIFTEQGMNMGVGNALSAITWVTLLLYAATSVRYHLQALHPVVLPVAAGGALMPLLLRDEHVLPYGGLALFQAHFAAAFLAYALFTIAALHGLVMALAEKRLHAREPSALSGLPPLMTMERLLFRIIGAGFVLLTVTLASGMLFSEELFGKPLSFAYFTQHKTVFALLSWLIYGALLLGRRIYGWRGRTALIWSLAGFTALLLAYVGSKAVLEVLLHRG, encoded by the coding sequence ATGCCCCTGCCCGTTTTGTCCATCCTCACCGCACTGCTTTACGGCGGCCTCGCCTGGTACTGCCGTCATCGGGCGGCGCAGCCCGAGAACAGCGCCCGACCGGGGCTATCGCTTCTATTGGTGCTGCCCTTGGCGCTGCACGGCGGACTGCTTTACGTTTCCATCTTCACCGAACAGGGGATGAACATGGGTGTGGGCAATGCGCTGTCGGCCATCACGTGGGTGACGCTGCTGCTCTATGCCGCCACCAGCGTGCGCTATCACCTGCAGGCACTCCACCCCGTGGTGCTGCCGGTCGCCGCTGGCGGCGCCCTCATGCCCTTGCTGCTACGCGACGAACACGTGCTGCCCTACGGTGGCTTGGCCCTGTTCCAGGCCCATTTCGCGGCGGCTTTCCTTGCCTACGCGCTGTTCACCATCGCGGCGCTGCACGGCCTAGTCATGGCCCTGGCGGAAAAACGCCTACATGCGCGCGAGCCCTCGGCGCTGTCCGGCCTGCCACCACTGATGACCATGGAGCGGCTGTTGTTCAGAATCATCGGCGCCGGTTTCGTGCTGCTAACCGTGACGCTCGCCAGCGGCATGCTGTTTTCCGAGGAATTGTTCGGCAAGCCCCTTTCCTTCGCCTATTTCACCCAGCACAAGACGGTATTCGCACTTTTGTCCTGGCTCATCTACGGCGCGTTGCTCCTGGGCCGGCGCATCTATGGCTGGCGTGGCCGCACCGCCCTGATCTGGAGCCTGGCAGGCTTCACCGCCTTGCTGCTCGCCTACGTGGGCAGCAAGGCAGTCCTGGAAGTGCTGCTCCACCGCGGCTAG
- a CDS encoding RNB domain-containing ribonuclease has protein sequence MYAFYFEDGHFRVGTILADNGSSLQVEAQHGKRAKVKAADVLFKFQEPGLTGFMEAAQKFAEEMDLEFLWEAAGSEEFDYQTLARDYFGHEPTPMERAAILLRLHGAPMYFYRKGRGRYKPAPPDALKAALAAEARKRQQAAQLARWVEALTAFRLPEEFAHDLPRLIYTPDKNALETKALEQAAAATHLSVLHLLEKCGAIPSSRDYHLNRFLREWFPQGRDFPPLPPVPVPDELPLASVAAFSIDDETTTEIDDALSLEKLSDGRVRVGIHIACPALGVLPGSALDSIARTRLSTVYMPGDKITMLPDQAVAAYTLQEGAACPALSTYFTVTPDYTITDVAMRVERVSIAANLRHELLEPLFNLGTIGQQADYRYREELEWLWHFAEHLEEKRGVKDTKRSLVPEYTFRVEGETVRILHRERGTPVDKVVAEMMILVNSHAGRLAAEAGIPALYRAQTNGKTRMTSEPLPHQGLGVSHYTWVSSPLRRYVDLVNQRQLLAHLRGETPPYQARDEALQSVLRDFEAAYEAYNEFQRNMERYWTLRYLLQEGIGDASATVIRENLVRFDTLPLVTKVAALPELAPGTRVRVGIRSVDLLTLEVACCFLEVLLGP, from the coding sequence ATGTACGCCTTCTATTTCGAGGATGGCCACTTTCGCGTTGGCACCATCCTCGCCGACAACGGTAGTTCGTTGCAGGTCGAAGCCCAGCACGGCAAGCGCGCCAAGGTGAAGGCCGCCGACGTGCTGTTTAAGTTTCAGGAACCCGGGCTCACCGGTTTCATGGAAGCGGCGCAAAAGTTTGCCGAGGAGATGGACCTCGAGTTCCTGTGGGAGGCGGCAGGCAGCGAGGAATTCGACTATCAGACGCTGGCGCGGGATTATTTCGGACACGAGCCCACGCCCATGGAACGCGCCGCCATCCTGCTGCGCCTACATGGCGCGCCCATGTATTTCTATCGCAAGGGGCGGGGCCGCTACAAACCCGCGCCACCCGATGCCCTCAAGGCCGCGCTGGCGGCCGAGGCGCGCAAGCGACAACAAGCCGCCCAGCTTGCGCGCTGGGTGGAAGCGTTGACCGCCTTCCGCCTGCCCGAAGAATTCGCGCATGATCTTCCGCGCCTGATTTACACCCCGGACAAGAATGCCTTGGAAACCAAGGCGCTGGAGCAGGCCGCAGCAGCCACCCACCTCTCCGTGCTGCACTTGCTGGAAAAATGCGGCGCCATCCCTTCCAGTCGCGACTACCACCTGAACCGCTTCCTGCGCGAGTGGTTTCCACAAGGGCGCGACTTTCCGCCGCTGCCCCCCGTGCCGGTGCCCGACGAGTTGCCGCTCGCAAGCGTGGCGGCCTTCAGCATCGACGACGAGACCACCACCGAAATCGACGATGCCCTTTCCCTGGAGAAGCTCTCGGACGGACGGGTGCGGGTGGGCATCCACATCGCCTGCCCCGCCCTGGGCGTCCTACCAGGCTCGGCGCTAGACAGCATTGCCCGCACGCGCCTGTCTACCGTCTACATGCCGGGCGATAAGATCACCATGCTGCCCGACCAGGCCGTGGCTGCCTATACGCTCCAGGAAGGCGCCGCATGCCCGGCGCTCTCCACCTATTTCACGGTCACGCCGGACTACACCATCACCGATGTCGCCATGCGGGTGGAGCGGGTAAGCATTGCGGCCAACCTGCGCCACGAGCTTCTGGAACCTCTGTTCAATCTGGGCACCATCGGCCAGCAGGCGGATTACCGCTACCGCGAGGAACTGGAATGGCTGTGGCACTTCGCCGAACACCTGGAGGAAAAGCGTGGCGTCAAGGACACGAAACGCAGCCTGGTGCCGGAATACACTTTCCGGGTCGAAGGCGAGACGGTGCGCATCCTGCACCGGGAACGCGGCACGCCCGTCGACAAGGTGGTGGCGGAGATGATGATCCTGGTCAACAGCCACGCCGGCCGCCTCGCCGCAGAAGCCGGCATCCCCGCCCTCTACCGCGCCCAGACCAATGGCAAGACGCGCATGACCAGCGAACCTCTGCCGCACCAGGGGTTGGGCGTGTCCCACTACACCTGGGTGAGCTCACCGCTGCGCCGCTACGTGGATCTCGTCAATCAACGCCAACTGCTCGCCCATCTACGGGGCGAGACACCGCCCTACCAGGCGCGCGACGAGGCGCTGCAATCGGTGCTGCGCGATTTCGAAGCCGCTTACGAAGCCTACAACGAATTCCAGCGCAACATGGAGCGTTACTGGACGCTGCGCTATCTTCTGCAGGAAGGCATTGGCGATGCGAGCGCCACCGTCATCCGCGAAAATCTGGTGCGCTTCGACACGCTGCCTTTGGTGACCAAGGTCGCAGCGCTACCGGAACTCGCGCCCGGCACACGGGTCAGGGTGGGCATTCGCAGCGTCGATCTCCTCACCTTGGAAGTGGCATGTTGCTTCCTGGAAGTGCTGCTTGGGCCATAG